A region of Paraburkholderia largidicola DNA encodes the following proteins:
- a CDS encoding purine-cytosine permease family protein, producing the protein MSSPTESNNTSITTVETFGFERIPDASRYARPIDLFRLLFGGCNTFSTSVLGSFPVLLGLSFWAGVASIVIGVLVGSCILAPMSLFGMRNGTNDPVSSGAHFGIHGRIVGSFLALLTSVAFFSLAVWSSGDALVGGANHLLGLPVNGFTLSAAYGIFAVLVLTVCIYGFRFMLWVNKIAVWTASLLFVAGIFAFAGPFDSHYAGKFAMGAVGFWPAFVSAVLVALSNPVSFASTMGDWARYIPQNTPKHRTMLAVIIAQIATFVPFFFGLATATIIAQKAPDFIASNNYVGGLLAISPNWFFLPVCLIAIIGGMSTGTTALYGTGLDMSSMFPKLLNRVRATFLIGCAAIGFIFLGRFVFNLVESVSTFSVLINTCSCPWMVIMIIGYVTRRGFYLSDDLQVFNRGGRGGHYWFTHGWNWRAMGAWVPSALTGLCFVNLPDQFVGPLGELAGGLDISLPVALTMACTLYVALLQCFPEPDGVYGPQGRRWLRGSHKATHAHIKVVEPRTAEGMRGNRMTAPREEVFDTQDAA; encoded by the coding sequence ATGAGCAGCCCCACCGAGAGCAACAACACCAGTATCACGACCGTCGAGACCTTCGGTTTCGAACGCATTCCCGACGCGTCCCGCTATGCGCGGCCAATCGATCTGTTCCGCCTGCTGTTCGGCGGGTGCAATACGTTTTCCACTTCCGTGCTCGGCAGCTTTCCTGTGCTGCTCGGTCTGTCGTTCTGGGCGGGCGTCGCGTCGATCGTGATCGGCGTGCTGGTCGGCTCGTGCATTCTTGCGCCGATGAGTCTGTTCGGCATGCGCAACGGCACGAACGATCCCGTTTCGTCTGGCGCGCACTTCGGTATTCATGGGCGGATCGTCGGTTCGTTTCTCGCACTGCTGACGTCCGTCGCGTTCTTTTCGCTCGCGGTATGGAGTTCAGGCGACGCGCTCGTTGGCGGCGCGAATCATCTGCTCGGCTTGCCTGTGAACGGCTTCACGCTGAGCGCCGCGTACGGCATCTTCGCGGTGCTCGTGCTGACGGTGTGTATCTACGGCTTTCGCTTCATGCTGTGGGTCAACAAGATTGCCGTATGGACGGCGAGCCTGTTGTTCGTCGCGGGTATCTTCGCGTTTGCCGGACCGTTCGACAGCCACTACGCGGGCAAGTTTGCGATGGGCGCGGTGGGTTTCTGGCCGGCGTTCGTGAGTGCGGTGCTCGTCGCGCTGAGCAATCCCGTTTCGTTTGCTTCGACGATGGGCGACTGGGCGCGCTACATTCCGCAGAACACGCCGAAGCATCGCACGATGCTCGCCGTGATCATTGCGCAGATCGCGACCTTCGTGCCGTTCTTCTTCGGTCTCGCGACGGCGACGATCATCGCGCAGAAGGCGCCCGACTTCATTGCGTCGAACAACTATGTCGGCGGACTGCTGGCGATCTCGCCGAACTGGTTCTTTCTGCCGGTGTGTCTGATTGCGATCATCGGCGGCATGTCGACGGGCACGACAGCGCTGTACGGTACGGGCCTCGACATGTCGAGCATGTTCCCGAAGCTGCTCAACCGTGTACGTGCGACGTTCCTGATCGGCTGTGCTGCGATCGGCTTCATCTTTCTCGGGCGTTTCGTGTTCAACCTCGTGGAAAGCGTGTCGACGTTCTCGGTGCTGATCAATACATGCAGCTGCCCGTGGATGGTGATCATGATCATCGGCTACGTGACGCGTCGCGGCTTCTATCTGTCCGACGACCTGCAGGTGTTCAATCGCGGCGGACGCGGCGGCCACTACTGGTTCACACACGGCTGGAACTGGCGCGCGATGGGCGCGTGGGTGCCGAGCGCGCTGACGGGCCTGTGCTTCGTCAATCTGCCGGATCAGTTCGTCGGCCCGCTCGGTGAACTCGCAGGCGGCCTCGACATCAGCTTGCCGGTCGCGCTGACGATGGCTTGCACGTTGTACGTGGCGCTGCTGCAATGTTTCCCTGAGCCGGACGGCGTGTATGGTCCGCAAGGCCGACGATGGCTGCGCGGCAGCCACAAGGCCACGCATGCGCACATCAAGGTGGTCGAGCCGCGCACGGCGGAAGGCATGCGAGGCAACAGGATGACGGCGCCGCGCGAAGAAGTATTCGACACGCAGGACGCCGCGTAA
- a CDS encoding MFS transporter yields the protein MTYSAASASTPNDDASTSDAQPQRVSHAKAIAAITLGNGLEFFDFTIYSFFATIIGKLYFPVEGQLAQLMLAVGTFGVGFIMRPVGGVVLGAYADRAGRKAAMSLTLWLMTLGSAIIAFAPTYASIGLAAPVLVIVARLVQGFALGGEIGASTSLLMEYGSDRTRGFYGSWQFVSQGLNTVVGSLLGVALAALLSTHALESWGWRVPFVIGMAMGPIGVYIRRHLDETLPMPVSSGDAPAVDAATIAKPVREIFRTHRGSIAAGVVTTIGGTAANYIVLFYLSTYAIKILHLPMSLALWASWTAAFVTVICSPFAGSLSDRYGRKRVLGVSRVLLIAAVYPAFMVINAVPTVPVLLLVVAVLGVLVAFTAVPNIVMLPEMFPREIRATGMSIVYCLGVSIFGGFAQFFATWLIQLSGNTLAPAWYLIGCGLVSLLALPFVRETAGRAID from the coding sequence ATGACTTACTCAGCCGCATCGGCCTCTACACCGAACGACGACGCATCGACGAGCGACGCGCAACCGCAGCGCGTGAGCCATGCGAAAGCGATCGCCGCGATCACGCTCGGCAACGGCCTCGAATTCTTCGACTTCACGATTTACAGCTTCTTCGCGACGATCATCGGCAAGCTGTACTTTCCCGTCGAAGGACAGCTTGCGCAACTGATGCTCGCGGTCGGCACGTTCGGCGTCGGGTTCATCATGCGGCCGGTGGGCGGCGTGGTACTTGGCGCGTATGCGGACCGCGCGGGCCGCAAGGCGGCGATGAGCCTGACGCTGTGGCTGATGACGCTCGGCTCGGCGATCATCGCGTTCGCGCCGACGTATGCATCGATTGGCCTTGCTGCGCCTGTGCTCGTGATCGTTGCGCGGCTGGTTCAGGGCTTTGCGCTGGGCGGAGAGATTGGTGCGTCGACGTCGCTCCTGATGGAGTACGGCAGCGACCGTACGCGCGGTTTTTATGGCAGCTGGCAGTTCGTGAGCCAGGGTTTGAACACGGTGGTCGGCTCGCTGCTTGGCGTCGCGTTGGCCGCGCTGCTGTCGACGCATGCGCTCGAAAGCTGGGGCTGGCGGGTACCGTTTGTGATCGGCATGGCGATGGGGCCGATTGGCGTGTATATCCGGCGGCATCTCGATGAGACGTTGCCGATGCCCGTGTCTTCCGGCGATGCGCCTGCTGTCGACGCTGCGACGATTGCAAAGCCGGTGCGGGAGATCTTCCGCACGCATAGGGGGTCCATTGCAGCGGGCGTCGTGACGACGATTGGCGGCACGGCGGCGAACTATATCGTGCTGTTTTATCTGTCGACTTACGCGATCAAGATCCTGCATCTGCCGATGTCGCTGGCGTTGTGGGCTTCGTGGACGGCTGCTTTCGTTACGGTGATCTGCTCGCCGTTTGCCGGGTCGTTGTCGGATCGGTATGGGCGCAAGCGGGTGCTCGGGGTGTCGCGTGTGCTGTTGATCGCGGCTGTGTATCCGGCGTTTATGGTGATCAATGCCGTGCCGACTGTGCCGGTGCTGCTTTTGGTTGTTGCTGTGCTGGGTGTGCTCGTTGCGTTTACGGCTGTGCCTAATATCGTCATGTTGCCCGAGATGTTTCCGCGCGAGATTCGCGCTACTGGGATGTCGATTGTTTATTGTCTCGGTGTGTCGATTTTTGGTGGTTTCGCGCAGTTCTTCGCTACGTGGCTTATTCAGTTGTCGGGGAATACGCTTGCGCCGGCCTGGTATCTGATTGGATGTGGTTTGGTTTCTTTACTGGCGTTGCCGTTTGTTCGTGAGACTGCTGGGCGGGCAATAGATTGA
- a CDS encoding aldehyde dehydrogenase family protein → MQQATQFYIDGKWIDPIEPKTLDVIDPSTAKPFATISLGSAGDVDRAVAAAKAAFASYSETTVQERIDLLQAILEVYRKRYDDMVDAISREMGAPKQFAHDAQAWTGTAHLETMIRTLQHFEFEQMKGSMLIRKEAVGVCGLITPWNWPALQITTKVAPALAAGCTMVLKPSELAPMSAMLYAEILHEAGVPAGVFNLVNGEGQVVGDAMSRHKDIDMMSFTGSTRAGVQVAKAAADTVKRVHQELGGKSANLILEDADLRDAVTRGARACFDNSGQSCDAPTRMFVPRARMDEALTYAKEVADALVVGAADAPSSDMGPVISQQQFDKIQSMIEAGVREGAVLAAGGPGRPAGLGDGYYVRPTVFGHVKHDMTIAREEIFGPVLSILGYDTEDEAVAMANDSIYGLAGYIQSASLERARAVAKRLRTGTIYLNYAEYSPEAPFGGYRQSGNGREYGEFGLEDFLEIKGVVGYGK, encoded by the coding sequence ATGCAGCAAGCCACGCAGTTCTATATCGACGGCAAATGGATCGACCCGATCGAGCCCAAAACGCTCGACGTCATCGACCCGTCCACGGCTAAACCGTTCGCAACGATTTCGCTCGGCAGTGCAGGCGACGTCGATCGCGCGGTCGCAGCCGCGAAAGCCGCGTTCGCTTCGTATTCGGAAACCACGGTGCAAGAACGCATCGACCTGCTGCAGGCGATCCTCGAGGTCTATCGCAAGCGCTACGACGACATGGTCGACGCGATCAGCCGCGAAATGGGTGCGCCGAAGCAGTTCGCACACGACGCGCAGGCGTGGACGGGCACCGCGCATCTCGAAACGATGATCCGCACGCTGCAGCACTTCGAGTTCGAGCAGATGAAAGGCAGCATGCTGATCCGCAAGGAAGCCGTCGGCGTATGCGGTCTAATCACACCGTGGAACTGGCCCGCGTTGCAGATCACGACGAAGGTCGCACCGGCGCTCGCAGCAGGCTGCACGATGGTACTCAAGCCGTCGGAACTCGCACCGATGAGCGCGATGCTCTACGCGGAAATCCTGCACGAAGCAGGCGTGCCCGCGGGCGTGTTCAATCTCGTCAACGGCGAAGGGCAGGTGGTGGGCGATGCCATGTCGCGCCACAAGGACATCGACATGATGTCGTTCACAGGCTCGACGCGCGCAGGCGTGCAAGTCGCGAAGGCCGCCGCCGATACCGTCAAGCGCGTCCATCAGGAACTGGGCGGCAAGTCCGCCAACCTGATTCTCGAAGACGCAGATCTGCGCGACGCCGTCACGCGTGGCGCGCGGGCATGTTTCGACAATAGCGGCCAGTCGTGTGACGCGCCCACCCGCATGTTCGTGCCGCGCGCGCGGATGGACGAAGCGTTGACCTATGCGAAGGAAGTGGCGGACGCGCTCGTCGTCGGTGCGGCGGATGCGCCGTCGAGCGATATGGGGCCTGTCATCAGCCAGCAGCAGTTCGACAAGATCCAGTCGATGATCGAAGCCGGCGTGCGTGAAGGCGCGGTGCTTGCAGCGGGCGGACCGGGACGCCCGGCAGGTCTCGGCGACGGCTACTACGTGCGCCCGACCGTGTTCGGTCACGTGAAGCACGACATGACGATCGCACGCGAAGAAATCTTCGGACCCGTGCTGTCGATTCTCGGCTACGACACGGAAGACGAAGCCGTCGCGATGGCCAACGACAGCATCTACGGTCTCGCGGGCTATATTCAGTCGGCGTCGCTCGAACGCGCTCGCGCCGTCGCGAAGCGGCTGCGCACAGGCACGATCTATCTGAACTACGCGGAGTACTCGCCCGAAGCGCCGTTTGGCGGCTATCGTCAGTCGGGGAATGGGCGCGAGTACGGCGAGTTCGGACTCGAAGACTTCCTGGAGATCAAGGGCGTCGTCGGGTACGGAAAATAG
- a CDS encoding M20 aminoacylase family protein: MNTMVIPAGIADLEAEMIALRRRIHAHPELAYEEHVTGDLVAEKLAEWGYTVTRGLGRTGVVGQLKVGSGTRKLGLRADMDALPIHEQTGLPYASKLPGKMHACGHDGHTAMLLAAAKHLAQERSFDGTLNLIFQPAEEGLAGAKKMIEDGLFERFSCDAVFAMHNMPGHPTGKFGFLPGSFMASSDTVIIKVTGRGGHGAVPHKAVDPVVVCAQIVLALQTIVSRNVAPLDMAIITVGAIHAGEASNVIPETAEMRLSVRALKPEVRDYLETRILEVVHGQASVYNARAEVDYQRRYPVLVNDAEMTAFATQVARDWVGDAGLIANMQPLTGSEDFAFMLEKCAGAYLIIGNGDGEGGCMVHNPGYDFNDDCLATGAAYWVRLAQSFLV, encoded by the coding sequence GTGAACACCATGGTCATCCCCGCCGGCATCGCCGATCTCGAAGCAGAAATGATTGCGCTGCGCCGCCGCATTCACGCGCATCCCGAGCTTGCGTACGAAGAACACGTGACAGGCGATCTGGTCGCCGAAAAGCTCGCCGAGTGGGGCTATACGGTGACACGCGGGCTGGGCAGAACGGGTGTCGTCGGGCAACTGAAAGTGGGCAGCGGTACGCGCAAGCTCGGCCTGCGCGCGGACATGGACGCGCTGCCCATCCACGAGCAGACGGGCCTGCCGTACGCGAGCAAGCTGCCTGGCAAGATGCACGCGTGCGGCCACGACGGCCACACGGCGATGCTGCTCGCCGCCGCGAAGCATCTTGCGCAGGAACGTTCGTTCGACGGCACGCTGAACCTGATTTTCCAGCCCGCCGAAGAGGGTCTTGCCGGCGCGAAGAAGATGATCGAAGACGGGCTGTTCGAGCGCTTCTCGTGCGACGCCGTGTTCGCGATGCACAACATGCCGGGTCATCCGACGGGCAAGTTCGGCTTTCTGCCGGGTTCGTTCATGGCGTCGTCGGATACCGTCATCATCAAGGTGACGGGGCGCGGCGGCCACGGCGCGGTGCCGCACAAGGCCGTCGATCCCGTTGTCGTGTGCGCGCAGATCGTGCTGGCGTTGCAGACCATCGTGTCGCGCAACGTCGCGCCGCTCGATATGGCGATCATCACGGTCGGCGCGATTCACGCGGGCGAAGCGTCCAACGTGATTCCTGAAACGGCCGAGATGCGCCTCTCCGTGCGCGCACTGAAGCCCGAGGTCCGCGACTATCTGGAGACGCGCATTCTGGAAGTCGTGCACGGACAGGCGTCGGTGTACAACGCGCGCGCCGAGGTCGACTATCAGCGCCGCTATCCCGTGCTCGTCAATGATGCCGAGATGACGGCCTTCGCGACGCAGGTCGCGCGCGACTGGGTCGGCGACGCTGGCCTGATCGCGAACATGCAACCGCTGACGGGCAGTGAGGACTTCGCGTTCATGCTCGAAAAATGCGCGGGCGCGTATCTGATCATCGGCAACGGGGACGGCGAGGGCGGCTGCATGGTGCACAACCCGGGCTACGACTTCAACGACGATTGCCTCGCGACGGGCGCTGCTTATTGGGTGCGACTCGCGCAATCATTTCTCGTCTGA
- a CDS encoding PRC-barrel domain containing protein, which produces MIGGFLRPAFRLLLLAVFAAFAAMMSGCSLFGPTEQPPAPITEATVTPLVVPALEPASEPDQAEAPEPKEPKKPRPPVVRPHKPEPPPPVVAPAPPPPPPAPAPIIVTRTLDRNTTHGLLDSEVQKLDGKVLGRAIDMTADGSGTPRQMIVNLQGFLGIGDRKVGFPWTAFRFTPNAKGAPITITTPPNQLAATNRPKPSASLATPLAAVTAAPAVPPGQMELMDADVERPNGGKVGRVIDVLIDVNAQPQAVVLDVSGIISPDRRAIAANWSALRFIAKDKTLRPLMDLNDAQIKASPTYEADKPIRAVSPAPPPSPVPASAPAPATTAGPSSSAAAASTARTSR; this is translated from the coding sequence ATGATTGGCGGTTTCCTACGTCCAGCCTTCCGTCTTTTGCTGTTGGCCGTTTTTGCGGCCTTTGCCGCCATGATGTCGGGCTGCAGCCTGTTCGGACCCACCGAGCAGCCGCCTGCGCCCATCACCGAAGCCACGGTGACGCCGCTCGTCGTTCCCGCCCTCGAACCTGCCTCCGAGCCGGACCAGGCCGAGGCGCCCGAACCCAAGGAACCGAAGAAGCCGCGCCCGCCCGTCGTGCGCCCGCACAAGCCGGAGCCGCCGCCGCCCGTCGTCGCGCCCGCGCCGCCGCCTCCGCCGCCCGCTCCCGCGCCGATCATCGTGACCCGCACGCTCGATCGCAACACGACGCATGGCCTGCTCGACAGCGAAGTGCAGAAGCTGGACGGCAAGGTGCTCGGCCGCGCCATCGACATGACGGCTGACGGGAGCGGCACGCCGCGCCAGATGATCGTCAACCTGCAGGGCTTTCTCGGCATTGGCGACCGCAAGGTCGGCTTTCCGTGGACTGCGTTCCGCTTCACGCCGAACGCGAAAGGCGCGCCCATCACGATCACGACCCCACCGAACCAGCTGGCTGCGACCAACCGGCCGAAGCCGTCGGCTTCGCTCGCGACGCCGCTGGCGGCCGTGACGGCCGCGCCTGCGGTGCCGCCGGGGCAAATGGAACTGATGGATGCGGACGTCGAGCGTCCGAACGGCGGCAAGGTGGGCCGCGTGATCGACGTGCTGATCGATGTGAACGCGCAGCCGCAGGCCGTCGTGCTCGACGTGAGCGGCATCATCAGTCCCGATCGCCGCGCGATTGCCGCGAACTGGTCGGCGCTGCGCTTCATCGCGAAGGACAAGACGCTGCGTCCGTTGATGGATCTCAATGACGCGCAGATCAAGGCGTCGCCCACTTACGAGGCAGATAAACCGATCCGGGCGGTCTCGCCCGCCCCTCCTCCATCTCCCGTTCCCGCGTCCGCTCCTGCGCCCGCTACAACGGCTGGCCCTTCATCGTCCGCCGCGGCGGCCTCAACCGCACGCACTTCACGATGA
- a CDS encoding MFS transporter — protein sequence MTSRLMVNARSLRALDWLNFFVANVQTGFGPFIASYLASHKWTQGEIGLALSVGTISAMVSQVPGGAAVDALRNKKAAAAWAIIAIILSAVLLAASPTVLPVMAAEVFHGFASCMLVPAMAAISFALVGRHDLGDRLGRNARWASIGSAVAAGLMGLFGEYFSARAVFWLTAVLAAPALFALSMITMPQHHPVPAHQPVKKEHDDADEKESIFELLRDKRMLIFAACVVLFHLSNAAMLNLAAGEVTAGMGDNVQLVIAACIIVPQAIVAMLSPWVGRTAERWGRRPILLLGFSALPVRALLFAGVSSPYLLVPVQMLDGISAAVFGVMLPLIAADVAGGKGRYNLTIGLFGLAAGIGATLSTAVAGFIADRFGNAVSFFGLAGAGALAVLLVWAAMPETRDANGDLQGGPAPAENGPLKRAK from the coding sequence ATGACGAGCCGTCTCATGGTCAACGCACGCAGTCTCCGCGCCCTCGACTGGCTCAACTTCTTCGTCGCCAACGTGCAGACGGGATTCGGGCCGTTCATCGCTTCGTACCTCGCGTCGCACAAGTGGACGCAGGGCGAGATCGGACTCGCGCTTTCGGTCGGCACGATCAGCGCGATGGTGAGCCAGGTGCCCGGCGGCGCGGCCGTCGATGCGCTGCGCAACAAGAAAGCCGCTGCTGCCTGGGCGATCATCGCGATCATTCTCAGCGCCGTGCTGCTTGCGGCGAGTCCGACCGTGCTGCCTGTGATGGCCGCCGAGGTCTTTCACGGTTTTGCGAGCTGCATGCTCGTGCCGGCGATGGCGGCCATCTCGTTCGCGCTCGTCGGCCGGCACGATCTGGGCGACCGGCTTGGGCGCAATGCGCGCTGGGCATCGATTGGCAGCGCTGTCGCTGCGGGCCTGATGGGTCTGTTCGGCGAATACTTCTCGGCGCGCGCGGTGTTCTGGCTGACTGCCGTGCTCGCGGCGCCTGCGCTGTTTGCGCTGTCGATGATCACGATGCCGCAGCATCATCCTGTGCCGGCGCATCAACCTGTGAAGAAGGAACACGACGACGCCGACGAAAAGGAATCGATCTTCGAGTTGCTGCGCGACAAGCGGATGTTGATCTTTGCCGCCTGCGTGGTGCTGTTCCATCTGTCGAATGCGGCGATGCTCAATCTCGCGGCGGGTGAAGTGACGGCGGGCATGGGCGATAACGTGCAGCTGGTGATTGCTGCGTGCATCATCGTGCCGCAGGCGATCGTGGCGATGTTGTCGCCTTGGGTTGGGCGCACTGCCGAGCGTTGGGGGCGGCGGCCGATCTTGTTGCTAGGGTTCTCTGCGCTGCCGGTGCGGGCTTTGCTGTTTGCTGGCGTTAGCAGCCCTTACCTGCTCGTGCCTGTGCAGATGCTGGATGGCATTAGCGCCGCGGTGTTCGGTGTCATGTTGCCGCTGATCGCTGCCGATGTTGCCGGCGGCAAGGGGCGGTATAACCTCACGATTGGGCTTTTTGGCCTTGCGGCTGGCATTGGGGCGACGCTTTCTACTGCCGTTGCTGGGTTTATTGCTGATCGCTTTGGTAACGCTGTTAGTTTCTTTGGGCTCGCTGGTGCGGGGGCGCTTGCTGTGTTGCTCGTGTGGGCGGCTATGCCTGAGACGCGTGATGCGAATGGGGATTTGCAGGGGGGCCCTGCACCCGCGGAGAATGGGCCCTTGAAGCGGGCTAAATGA
- a CDS encoding cupin domain-containing protein codes for MSNITFTRIDVKGPGATGLQPALHDPADVILDGAKAPHAATAFSDADNVLTAGVWQCDAGTLKLSDLPIHEVCVLIEGEVVITSDDGRSDHYKAGDAFILHKGFSGTWHMPVATKKYSVVYCG; via the coding sequence ATGAGCAACATTACCTTTACCCGTATCGATGTGAAGGGCCCTGGCGCTACTGGCCTGCAGCCGGCTTTGCATGATCCTGCTGATGTGATTCTCGATGGCGCTAAAGCGCCGCATGCGGCGACGGCTTTTTCTGATGCTGACAATGTGCTCACGGCTGGGGTGTGGCAGTGCGATGCCGGTACGCTCAAGTTGTCTGATCTGCCGATTCATGAAGTGTGCGTGCTCATCGAAGGTGAAGTCGTGATCACCAGCGATGATGGGCGTTCGGATCACTATAAGGCCGGTGATGCGTTCATTTTGCACAAGGGCTTCTCGGGTACGTGGCATATGCCTGTTGCTACTAAGAAGTACAGTGTTGTGTATTGTGGGTGA
- a CDS encoding LysR substrate-binding domain-containing protein gives MKLHQLSTLAAIAETGSIRAAARQLGLSPAAVTKSVRELEADLRAPLVIRGTSGVAFTEYGRALVVHARLVLGQLARAEAELEAMRGASAGKLSVGVTPWLALTFLPETVNRFKQKMPDVQLEFFEGLLAVVQPRLRDGSLDFSIGRPPPASPQSEFHNVPLFSTHSAVVARRGHPLGECRTLHELQDAEWVLNWDPASRESMADNLFRKRGMRVPHTIHLAHSFAIVLGLLQQTDFLSIFPWPLVEVSIAKENLRALPLREVVDETIVSITSRRGVPVSPAGACFIECLRDVIDEGARSQDADRRRLFHSIELLF, from the coding sequence ATGAAACTGCATCAACTCAGCACCCTCGCCGCCATCGCGGAGACGGGCAGCATCCGCGCCGCGGCGCGGCAACTGGGGCTGTCGCCCGCGGCCGTCACCAAGTCCGTGCGCGAACTCGAAGCGGACCTGCGCGCGCCACTGGTGATACGCGGCACATCGGGCGTCGCGTTCACCGAATACGGACGTGCGCTCGTCGTCCATGCGCGGCTCGTGCTCGGTCAGCTCGCGCGCGCCGAGGCCGAACTCGAAGCAATGCGCGGTGCTTCGGCGGGGAAACTCTCGGTCGGTGTGACGCCGTGGCTCGCCTTGACGTTTCTGCCGGAGACGGTCAACCGCTTCAAGCAGAAAATGCCCGACGTGCAGCTGGAATTCTTCGAAGGATTATTGGCTGTCGTGCAGCCGCGTCTGCGCGACGGCAGCCTCGACTTTTCGATCGGGCGGCCGCCGCCTGCGTCGCCGCAATCGGAGTTTCACAACGTGCCGCTTTTTTCGACGCATTCGGCCGTCGTCGCGCGACGTGGGCATCCGCTGGGCGAATGCCGCACGCTGCACGAACTGCAAGACGCCGAATGGGTGTTGAACTGGGACCCGGCGAGCCGGGAGTCGATGGCCGACAATCTGTTCCGCAAGCGCGGCATGAGGGTGCCGCACACGATCCATCTCGCGCATTCATTTGCCATCGTGCTGGGCCTGCTTCAACAGACGGATTTCCTGAGCATCTTTCCGTGGCCGCTCGTCGAGGTGAGCATCGCGAAGGAGAATCTTCGCGCGTTGCCGTTGCGAGAAGTGGTCGATGAGACGATCGTCAGCATCACATCGCGGCGCGGCGTGCCTGTCAGTCCCGCGGGTGCGTGTTTTATCGAATGCCTGCGCGACGTGATCGATGAAGGCGCGCGGTCGCAGGATGCGGACCGCCGCCGTCTGTTTCATTCGATCGAACTGCTTTTTTAA
- a CDS encoding NAD(P)/FAD-dependent oxidoreductase has product MSESVKRAFEGVKLFPFWLDNPAAPAVERELIGPTTADLVIVGGGFTGLWAAIQAKENDPRLDVVLIEAGKVAYGASGRPGGIISTSVMHGLPNATRVFPKDLDVLERLGQENLDGFKESLVRYGIEADVEWNGEMTVAVDEKHLDHLQNDFELHVSHGHDVVLLDSEKAREQLDSPLFAGAMWSRNRSGTIHPAKLAWGLKAAALKLGVRLYEHSPLTRLEDAGKKMIVHTQAGRIDTPRVLLGTGTANVGVSDINRRVMQVRDHIIATSPLTEEQMSRIGWKNRQGVYDTRTQLNYFRLTKDNRIIFGGRVSYHFGGENNPAQDRDERTYYKLAEAFYRTFPQLDDVKFTHAWGGPIDYCSRGAVFARKYHGGKTVFVAGYTGFGVAGSRFGARMGLEMLWNRDTLITSLDISRKGPSYIPPEPVRWIAAKITFNAFDGADDRGGWRRWWINSIKALGFPM; this is encoded by the coding sequence ATGAGCGAGTCGGTCAAACGCGCATTCGAAGGTGTCAAGCTGTTTCCGTTCTGGCTGGACAATCCGGCGGCGCCTGCCGTCGAACGCGAACTGATCGGGCCGACCACGGCCGATCTCGTGATCGTCGGCGGCGGCTTTACGGGCTTGTGGGCAGCCATTCAGGCGAAGGAAAACGATCCTCGTCTGGACGTGGTGCTGATCGAAGCAGGCAAGGTTGCCTATGGTGCATCGGGCCGTCCGGGCGGGATTATTTCGACGTCCGTGATGCATGGTCTGCCGAATGCGACGCGTGTGTTCCCGAAAGATCTCGATGTACTGGAGCGTCTGGGGCAGGAGAATCTCGACGGCTTCAAGGAATCGCTGGTGCGCTATGGCATCGAAGCGGACGTCGAATGGAACGGCGAAATGACGGTGGCCGTCGACGAAAAGCATCTGGACCATTTGCAGAACGACTTCGAACTGCATGTGTCGCATGGGCATGACGTGGTATTGCTCGATAGCGAGAAGGCTCGTGAGCAACTGGATTCGCCGTTGTTTGCAGGTGCGATGTGGTCGCGTAATCGCAGCGGGACGATTCATCCGGCGAAGCTTGCCTGGGGGCTCAAGGCAGCTGCCTTGAAACTCGGCGTGCGGTTATACGAGCATTCGCCGCTGACGCGTCTGGAAGACGCGGGCAAGAAGATGATCGTGCATACGCAGGCGGGACGGATCGATACACCGCGTGTGTTGCTCGGCACGGGTACTGCGAATGTCGGTGTGTCGGATATCAACCGGCGTGTGATGCAGGTGCGCGATCACATCATCGCGACGAGTCCGCTGACGGAAGAGCAGATGTCGCGGATTGGCTGGAAGAACCGGCAGGGTGTGTATGACACCCGGACGCAGCTCAATTACTTCCGTCTCACGAAGGACAATCGGATCATTTTTGGCGGGCGTGTCAGTTATCACTTTGGTGGGGAGAACAATCCCGCTCAGGATCGCGATGAGCGGACTTACTACAAGCTCGCAGAGGCTTTTTATCGGACGTTCCCGCAGCTGGATGATGTGAAGTTCACGCATGCGTGGGGTGGGCCGATTGATTACTGTTCTCGCGGTGCCGTGTTTGCGCGTAAGTACCACGGTGGGAAGACGGTGTTCGTTGCCGGGTACACCGGGTTTGGCGTTGCCGGGAGTCGCTTCGGTGCGAGGATGGGGCTCGAGATGCTCTGGAATCGCGATACGTTGATCACTTCGCTCGATATCTCGCGGAAAGGGCCTTCTTATATTCCGCCTGAACCTGTGCGGTGGATCGCTGCGAAGATTACTTTTAATGCCTTTGATGGGGCGGATGATCGGGGTGGATGGAGGCGGTGGTGGATTAATTCCATTAAGGCGCTTGGGTTTCCGATGTAG